In Acidianus brierleyi, one genomic interval encodes:
- a CDS encoding MFS transporter: protein MNRQFILFTILVFFTGLYLGTLRIVIPVIERHLDIAVTLSIFLPLVIFGFTKGGFNYLAGKLSDDLGRKLVLIIGWIAALSSIILFFYVNIYSIIIITVFLAINQALTWTTTVTSQIDISGKSRAGLASGINEMSGYFGVAVGNLFATYIFRLSYVFIFTVAIVALISSILAIDTKKLLKDTIIGKTKINYSSITKTSIAGLLEKFVDSSFFILIPTYLLLLHYSLFLIGVIVASYTLTWAVLQPLFGYIADISNQRRLIITIGFFLMFLGFFHYTVYPLVFSIMEGIGMSMIYPNLIALVNDEIHESVRGKALGYYRLYRDSGYGVAGLILPLLYSFFGFNYALLIVGTFQLISIFLIIDVNVFKHVTKNM from the coding sequence ATGAATAGGCAATTTATTTTGTTTACCATTTTAGTCTTTTTTACAGGATTATATTTAGGAACATTAAGAATTGTCATCCCAGTAATAGAAAGACATTTAGATATTGCTGTAACTTTGTCTATATTTTTGCCACTGGTAATCTTTGGTTTTACTAAAGGAGGATTTAATTATTTAGCAGGTAAACTTTCTGATGACTTAGGTAGAAAATTGGTACTTATAATAGGTTGGATAGCAGCTTTATCTTCAATAATATTATTCTTTTATGTTAATATATATTCAATTATAATCATTACTGTGTTTTTAGCTATAAATCAAGCATTAACTTGGACAACAACAGTAACTTCGCAAATAGATATTAGTGGGAAAAGTAGAGCTGGATTAGCGTCTGGAATTAATGAAATGTCTGGATATTTCGGTGTTGCAGTAGGTAACCTTTTTGCCACTTATATTTTTCGTCTTAGTTACGTTTTTATTTTCACAGTTGCGATAGTAGCCCTTATTTCGTCAATCTTAGCAATAGATACAAAAAAATTATTAAAAGATACAATAATAGGAAAAACAAAAATCAATTATTCGTCTATAACGAAAACAAGTATAGCCGGATTACTAGAAAAATTTGTAGACTCGTCATTTTTCATATTAATACCAACATATTTACTACTGCTGCATTATAGTTTATTTTTAATAGGAGTTATAGTAGCAAGTTATACATTGACATGGGCGGTATTACAACCATTATTCGGGTATATAGCTGATATTTCTAACCAGAGAAGACTAATTATTACAATAGGTTTCTTTCTTATGTTCTTAGGCTTCTTTCACTACACTGTTTATCCTTTAGTATTTTCTATAATGGAAGGAATTGGAATGAGCATGATATACCCTAATCTAATAGCTTTGGTAAATGATGAAATACATGAATCAGTTAGAGGTAAAGCATTAGGGTACTATAGACTATACCGTGATAGTGGATACGGAGTTGCAGGCTTAATTTTGCCATTGCTTTACTCATTTTTTGGATTTAACTATGCACTATTAATTGTAGGTACATTTCAACTTATCTCCATATTTCTTATAATAGACGTTAACGTTTTCAAACATGTTACTAAGAATATGTAA
- a CDS encoding acyl--CoA ligase family protein yields MSNMNPNYPGIDKSRSWYSPLTPLLFLDRTSYFKNKTAIVYRDKRYTYEKFKENVLMQANAFKAEGLSNEDKVAFISRNRPQFLESFFSVPLAGGILVPINFRLSPKEISYIVNHSESNFLIVDELFLDQLVSVKDEIKAKIILLEDELSPSTENARKIVWKTFSEFIKSGTTQPIQIQVKDEYSMITLYYTSGTTGLPKGVMHHHRGAYLNALTEALEHQMGINSTYLWTLPMFHAAGWGFPWATVAVGATNVCLDKVDPEVMYRLIKEEKVTHMCGAPTVYITLIDYMKRNKLRFDNMVHMIVAGAAPAPATLRAVQELGGYMAHVYGLTETYGPHSICEWLEEWNNLSIEEQAKLKARQGIPYVGFEMNVFDENGNPVPWDGKTIGEVVMRGNNVALGYYKNEEKTAESFRDGWFHSGDAAIVDPDGYIQIVDRFKDLINTGGEKVSSILVEKTLMEIPGVKAVAVYGTPDPKWGEAVTARIELKEGVSLTADEVIKFCKERLAHFECPKIVEFGSIPMTATGKVQKYVLRNSALKKMKEENNL; encoded by the coding sequence ATGTCGAACATGAACCCAAATTACCCCGGCATTGATAAGTCAAGATCATGGTACTCACCATTAACTCCTCTCCTTTTTTTAGATAGAACATCCTATTTTAAGAATAAGACCGCTATAGTGTATAGAGACAAGAGATATACTTATGAGAAGTTCAAAGAGAATGTATTAATGCAAGCCAATGCATTTAAAGCTGAAGGACTTTCTAACGAAGATAAAGTAGCATTCATATCTAGAAATAGACCTCAATTCTTAGAATCTTTCTTTAGTGTTCCATTAGCTGGCGGAATTTTGGTACCAATAAATTTCAGATTGTCACCTAAAGAAATTTCTTACATTGTGAATCATTCAGAGTCTAATTTTCTCATAGTTGATGAACTATTCCTAGATCAACTAGTGAGCGTCAAAGACGAAATTAAAGCCAAAATTATACTTCTTGAGGATGAATTATCTCCGTCAACTGAGAATGCAAGAAAAATAGTATGGAAAACTTTTTCCGAGTTTATTAAATCTGGAACAACTCAACCAATTCAAATACAAGTTAAGGACGAATATTCAATGATAACCTTGTATTATACATCAGGGACAACTGGTTTACCAAAAGGCGTAATGCATCATCATAGAGGAGCTTATTTAAATGCGTTAACTGAAGCACTTGAACATCAGATGGGAATAAATTCAACTTATCTATGGACATTGCCAATGTTTCATGCTGCAGGTTGGGGATTTCCATGGGCTACTGTAGCTGTAGGTGCTACAAACGTTTGTCTAGATAAAGTAGATCCAGAAGTAATGTATAGATTAATAAAGGAAGAAAAGGTTACTCACATGTGCGGTGCTCCTACTGTTTATATAACATTAATAGACTATATGAAAAGAAATAAGCTAAGATTTGATAATATGGTTCACATGATAGTAGCTGGAGCCGCCCCTGCACCAGCTACATTAAGGGCAGTACAAGAACTAGGAGGATATATGGCCCACGTTTATGGACTTACAGAAACTTACGGTCCACATTCAATATGTGAATGGTTAGAAGAATGGAATAATCTCTCAATTGAGGAACAAGCTAAACTAAAGGCTAGACAAGGAATACCTTATGTAGGTTTTGAGATGAATGTATTTGATGAGAACGGAAATCCAGTACCTTGGGACGGGAAAACTATTGGTGAAGTAGTAATGAGAGGAAATAATGTTGCCTTAGGATATTATAAGAACGAAGAGAAAACAGCCGAATCCTTCAGAGACGGATGGTTCCATTCTGGCGATGCAGCTATAGTAGATCCTGATGGTTATATTCAAATAGTAGATAGATTTAAAGATTTAATAAATACTGGCGGAGAAAAAGTTTCGAGTATATTAGTAGAGAAGACTCTAATGGAAATCCCTGGCGTTAAGGCCGTAGCTGTATATGGGACTCCAGATCCAAAGTGGGGAGAGGCTGTTACAGCAAGAATAGAATTAAAAGAAGGAGTTAGTTTAACTGCTGATGAAGTTATAAAATTCTGTAAAGAAAGGCTTGCTCATTTCGAATGCCCTAAGATTGTAGAATTCGGATCTATTCCAATGACAGCTACTGGTAAAGTTCAAAAATATGTTCTAAGAAATTCTGCATTAAAGAAAATGAAGGAAGAAAATAATTTATAA
- a CDS encoding bifunctional 2-dehydro-3-deoxy-phosphogluconate/2-dehydro-3-deoxy-6-phosphogalactonate aldolase: MEIITPILTPFKNNGDIDKEALKTHVNNLITKGIDLIFLNGSTGLGPALSKDEKLSTLKTIYDITGKIIFQVGGLNINDVIELLKASKEFDIVGVASYSPFYFPRIPEKMLIKYFKTIEEYSPHPIYIYNYPLATGYDISAKTLEKFMDSKFVGIKDTNQDLSHSLEYKSLKNFKVYNGSDSLIYYSLLSLDGSVTAASNYLPEIVVKMKNLIQNGKLNEALELQKLIISILEISRKYGQLSSNYILVREFQGYNVGIPRGPIFPLEDEDVKALIQEINPLKDKIRKFSS; the protein is encoded by the coding sequence ATGGAAATTATTACACCAATCTTAACTCCTTTTAAAAATAATGGAGATATCGATAAAGAAGCATTAAAAACGCATGTAAATAATTTAATTACAAAAGGTATAGATTTGATTTTCCTTAATGGATCCACTGGTTTAGGTCCTGCTCTTTCTAAAGATGAAAAATTATCTACATTAAAAACTATCTATGATATAACTGGAAAGATAATCTTCCAAGTAGGTGGCCTTAATATCAACGATGTAATAGAGTTACTTAAAGCATCAAAAGAATTTGATATAGTAGGTGTAGCGTCCTATTCTCCCTTCTATTTTCCTAGAATTCCTGAAAAAATGTTAATAAAATATTTTAAAACTATAGAAGAATATTCTCCACACCCTATTTACATTTATAATTATCCCTTAGCTACGGGTTATGATATTTCAGCAAAGACTCTAGAGAAATTTATGGACTCAAAGTTTGTAGGAATAAAAGACACCAACCAGGATTTATCTCACTCTCTTGAATATAAATCATTGAAAAACTTCAAAGTATATAATGGTTCTGATTCCTTAATATATTATTCACTTCTTTCTCTTGACGGTAGTGTAACTGCGGCTAGTAATTATTTGCCTGAAATAGTAGTAAAAATGAAGAACCTAATACAAAATGGAAAATTAAATGAAGCCTTAGAACTTCAGAAACTTATAATTTCTATTTTAGAAATATCAAGAAAATATGGTCAATTATCATCTAATTATATTCTTGTAAGAGAATTTCAAGGATATAATGTAGGAATACCTAGAGGTCCCATATTTCCGTTAGAAGATGAAGACGTAAAGGCTTTAATTCAAGAAATAAATCCTCTAAAAGACAAAATAAGGAAATTTTCTTCATAA
- the kdgK gene encoding bifunctional 2-dehydro-3-deoxygluconokinase/2-dehydro-3-deoxygalactonokinase: MAKMITLCEILIEFNALTSGPLRHVTYFEKHIAGSEANYCVAFTKQGNECGIIARLGEDEFGYNAMEWLRGKGVDVSHIKFDPAPTGIFFIQRHYPVPHKSNFIYYRKGSAGSKLSPEDVDENYIRSADLVHSSGITLAISDSAKNAVIKAFNNAKVRSLDTNIRLKLWSAEQAREIIMGVLKEYPLKFLITDIEDSRILVRESDPDAAVSKLSNYAEIVIMKLGPKGSTVYYEGKKYHSPGYQVPVEDVTGAGDALGGTFLSLYYKGFSIEKALDYAVVASTLSVMVRGDHENIPSTSDIESFLEEMKR, from the coding sequence ATGGCTAAAATGATCACTCTTTGCGAAATTTTGATAGAATTTAATGCTTTAACTTCTGGTCCACTAAGACACGTAACATATTTTGAAAAACACATAGCAGGTAGCGAAGCAAACTACTGTGTAGCATTTACGAAACAGGGTAATGAATGCGGAATAATAGCTAGACTAGGAGAAGACGAATTCGGATATAATGCTATGGAATGGTTAAGAGGAAAGGGAGTAGACGTTTCTCATATAAAATTCGATCCAGCACCTACTGGCATATTTTTTATTCAGCGACATTACCCTGTTCCGCATAAAAGTAACTTTATCTATTATAGAAAAGGTAGCGCAGGAAGTAAACTTTCTCCTGAAGATGTTGATGAGAATTATATTAGGTCAGCGGATCTTGTCCATTCTTCTGGAATAACTTTAGCTATATCCGATTCTGCTAAAAATGCAGTGATTAAAGCATTTAACAACGCCAAAGTGAGATCTCTCGATACAAATATAAGGTTAAAACTATGGTCAGCTGAACAAGCCAGGGAAATAATAATGGGTGTTCTGAAAGAGTATCCACTAAAATTTCTAATTACTGATATTGAAGATTCTAGAATTCTAGTTAGGGAATCTGATCCAGACGCTGCAGTTTCAAAACTTTCTAACTATGCAGAAATAGTAATAATGAAATTAGGCCCTAAAGGATCTACGGTATATTACGAAGGTAAAAAATATCATTCACCAGGCTATCAAGTTCCAGTTGAGGACGTGACTGGAGCAGGAGATGCATTAGGCGGAACTTTTCTTTCACTATATTATAAAGGCTTTAGTATAGAAAAAGCCCTTGATTATGCTGTGGTAGCATCTACGCTTTCTGTAATGGTAAGAGGAGATCACGAAAACATACCTTCGACTAGTGATATTGAATCATTCTTAGAAGAAATGAAAAGATAA
- a CDS encoding TrmB family transcriptional regulator: MSSELRSNLEDIGLSLYESKVYLSLLQLCSATMRELSEKSEVPYQKIYEVTRSLENKGLIKIIEGKPKRVKIIDPSIALKTYKDKIMSRFDNSISKIISFWSKERKGDTERSLHVAGKRTIIKIIKEFMEKSRKVKIVYDKPPEWLVRMIKQYKGDLTFITSQNIDINAKIKLVKDIQSRFIIFDDSLLVTFNKNEEGDEIIIDSCRGCIIQASEHFDLLINSIIPKKEIQL, encoded by the coding sequence ATGAGTAGTGAATTGAGATCTAATTTAGAAGACATAGGGCTATCTTTATATGAAAGTAAAGTATATCTGTCTTTATTACAGTTGTGCAGCGCTACTATGAGGGAGCTATCAGAAAAATCCGAGGTACCTTATCAAAAAATTTACGAAGTTACAAGATCACTTGAGAACAAAGGATTAATAAAAATTATAGAAGGAAAACCTAAGAGAGTAAAAATTATTGATCCTTCTATAGCTTTAAAAACATATAAAGACAAAATAATGTCAAGATTTGATAATTCTATTTCTAAGATAATTTCGTTCTGGAGTAAAGAGAGGAAAGGAGACACAGAGCGTAGTCTCCATGTTGCTGGTAAAAGAACAATAATTAAGATAATAAAGGAATTTATGGAAAAAAGCAGAAAAGTAAAGATAGTTTATGATAAACCACCAGAATGGTTAGTAAGAATGATTAAACAATATAAGGGAGATTTAACATTCATTACTTCTCAAAATATAGATATAAATGCAAAAATTAAGCTGGTTAAAGATATACAATCAAGATTTATAATTTTTGATGATTCTTTACTTGTAACATTCAATAAAAACGAAGAAGGAGACGAGATAATTATAGATTCTTGTAGAGGCTGTATTATTCAAGCTTCTGAACATTTTGATTTACTAATAAATTCAATAATTCCTAAAAAAGAAATTCAATTATAA
- the gapN gene encoding NADP-dependent glyceraldehyde-3-phosphate dehydrogenase, producing the protein MVSLNELSEEFKSIYVIDNDGIPLFKTYLLGEWVDAKDVQYLKSPIDLSVYAKVPKLNHEMIDSTLSVMYKVGKWEIRDIPGEKRLKIYHKIADLLDKYRDDFINVLMIGNGKTKAQANGEINASIERLIRADLDVRKLYGEYVPGDWSTESLESEAIVRREPLGIVLGITPFNYPLFDVINKFVYSTVAGNAFILKPASSTPLPAIMLAKLAEIAEFPKRALSIITIQGNEMDKIISDKRINVITFTGSSESGEQVIKSGGLKQYIMELGGGDPAIVLGDADPKIAAQRIASGITSYSGQRCDSIKFIFAEASIYEQLKNYLIEELKKIKVGDPRESNTAMGPIIDPNTVQEFEYAVKDAVNKGATILYGGNILGPTYIEPTLLEVDKKVLKELYLFRKEVFLSIATLTKVDNIDEAIELNTERRYGLDAAIFGNDIFKIRKALRRLEVGAIYINDYPKHGIGYFPFGGRKDSGTGREGIGYTIEYVTSYKTLVYNYKGKGIWEYI; encoded by the coding sequence ATGGTAAGTTTAAATGAACTTTCAGAAGAGTTCAAAAGTATATACGTAATAGACAATGATGGAATTCCTTTATTTAAAACATATTTATTAGGAGAATGGGTCGATGCAAAAGACGTTCAGTACTTAAAATCTCCAATTGATCTTTCTGTCTATGCTAAGGTTCCAAAATTAAATCATGAAATGATTGATTCTACGCTAAGTGTTATGTATAAGGTTGGCAAATGGGAAATAAGGGACATACCAGGAGAAAAGAGATTGAAAATATATCATAAAATAGCAGATCTATTAGATAAATATAGAGACGACTTCATAAACGTCCTAATGATTGGAAATGGGAAAACTAAAGCTCAAGCTAACGGTGAAATCAATGCATCAATAGAAAGGTTAATAAGAGCAGATCTTGATGTGAGAAAACTATACGGTGAGTACGTTCCTGGAGACTGGAGCACCGAAAGTTTAGAATCAGAAGCTATAGTGAGGAGGGAGCCGCTAGGAATAGTGCTAGGTATAACTCCTTTTAATTATCCCCTCTTTGACGTAATTAATAAATTTGTATACTCTACAGTAGCAGGTAATGCATTTATTTTAAAACCAGCTAGTTCTACACCATTACCAGCAATAATGCTTGCTAAATTAGCGGAAATAGCAGAATTTCCCAAAAGAGCGTTATCAATAATAACAATACAAGGTAACGAGATGGATAAAATAATTTCAGATAAGAGAATTAATGTAATAACGTTTACTGGTAGTAGTGAATCTGGAGAACAAGTAATTAAATCTGGTGGATTAAAACAATACATAATGGAACTGGGTGGTGGTGACCCTGCTATAGTGTTGGGAGATGCGGATCCTAAGATAGCTGCTCAAAGAATAGCTTCTGGAATAACAAGTTATTCTGGACAAAGATGTGACTCTATAAAATTTATTTTCGCTGAGGCATCGATCTATGAGCAATTAAAAAATTATCTCATTGAAGAATTGAAGAAGATTAAAGTAGGAGATCCAAGAGAATCCAATACTGCTATGGGACCAATAATAGATCCAAATACTGTTCAAGAATTCGAATATGCAGTAAAGGACGCAGTAAATAAAGGTGCTACTATTCTTTATGGAGGTAACATTTTAGGTCCTACTTACATTGAACCAACTTTGCTAGAAGTAGATAAGAAAGTACTCAAAGAATTATATTTATTTAGAAAGGAAGTGTTTTTATCTATAGCTACGCTAACTAAAGTAGACAATATAGACGAGGCAATAGAACTGAATACTGAGAGAAGATATGGTCTAGATGCAGCAATATTTGGTAACGATATTTTTAAGATTAGGAAGGCACTAAGGAGACTAGAAGTTGGGGCAATATACATTAATGATTATCCAAAGCACGGAATAGGATATTTTCCCTTCGGAGGAAGAAAAGATTCAGGAACTGGTAGAGAAGGTATAGGGTACACAATAGAATACGTAACTTCTTATAAAACTTTAGTATATAACTATAAAGGAAAAGGTATTTGGGAATATATCTAG
- a CDS encoding PaaI family thioesterase, giving the protein MDIQRLLEDNDKVYKYIGIKLLEQKEGYVKLQIPYKEELCRRGGVLNGGIIMTAMDFAGGLATLTVNDGIDQVTQELKTNFLEPMYKGPFTVEANIIRKGRTAVVVEIKFKDNEGKIGAIGLGTWYIIRDRLITTK; this is encoded by the coding sequence ATGGATATACAAAGATTATTAGAAGATAATGATAAAGTATACAAGTATATAGGAATTAAGCTTTTAGAACAAAAAGAAGGATACGTAAAACTTCAAATACCTTATAAAGAGGAACTTTGTAGAAGAGGAGGAGTATTAAACGGAGGAATAATAATGACGGCTATGGATTTTGCAGGCGGATTAGCTACTCTAACGGTTAATGATGGAATTGACCAAGTGACGCAGGAATTAAAAACGAATTTTTTAGAACCCATGTATAAGGGACCATTTACAGTAGAGGCTAATATAATAAGAAAAGGAAGAACTGCAGTAGTTGTAGAGATAAAATTTAAGGATAATGAAGGAAAAATAGGAGCAATAGGATTAGGAACTTGGTACATAATTAGAGACAGATTAATAACTACAAAATAA